The Natronogracilivirga saccharolytica genome includes a window with the following:
- the mutS gene encoding DNA mismatch repair protein MutS, protein MGKTNTAEPRKEATPLMRQYQQIKEEHPGTILLFRVGDFYETFSDDAVTISRELGITLTRRNNAGDQTPLAGFPYHALESYLPRLVKKGYRVAVCDQSEDPAQAKAAGRKLVNREITEVVTPGATLSDKVLDRNRNNYIASVHPSGKVYGLAYADISTGEFAVAELPQKELQNVLESLAPSEILIGKKHKQTIPQWLNEYVVTWQEDWIYEGNYGYDVLLEHFKTHSLKGFGVEELAEAHVSAGALLHYVRENQRASLGHLRTMHAFENSAYMMLDASTKRNLELITSLQQGGSEGTLISILDETGTPMGGRMLRKWLMRPLTKLPDIRNRLQAVEVLYIRHDMRQQFREILKDIGDLERLVSRVCVKRANARELKQLNESLGRIPDLKKLLSDFEEPLLSEINSQLSVPDDLQERLEAALVDDPPAGLRDGGFIRDGYSKELDELREIASSGKEFIARIQKEMVERTQIPSLKLGYNKVFGYYIEVTNAHKDKVPDDFIRKQTLVNAERYITPELKEIEEKILSSEERSQTLEQELFQELLDYVAGFAEPVQNNADALARLDCLQSLAEVAYRYNYVKPSVTDGTEIDISGGRHPVVERFLPQGEPFIPNDVRVDSESDQILVITGPNMAGKSIILRQTGLIVLLAQTGSFVPAKKARISIVDKIFTRVGASDNLAAGESTFLVEMNEAANILNNASPKSLILLDEIGRGTSTFDGLSIAWSLAEYLHNQPAVAAKTLFATHYHELNELENLYERIVNYNVQVKEHKGKIIFLRKLIKGGADHSYGIQVAAMAGLPELVIHRAREILGNLESHSLDVTRSSGTLEKGTSAEKEAGAKKKAAREAVRKTEKQSAVPQMSLFQAELDPNLETVKHKLEGTDPNRMTPVEALMLLSELKRILENSES, encoded by the coding sequence ATGGGCAAAACCAACACCGCTGAACCACGAAAGGAGGCGACGCCGCTGATGCGTCAGTATCAGCAGATCAAGGAGGAGCATCCCGGTACCATACTGTTGTTTCGGGTGGGTGATTTCTACGAAACGTTTTCCGATGACGCCGTGACCATCAGCCGTGAGTTGGGCATTACGCTGACCCGCCGCAATAATGCCGGCGACCAGACCCCGCTTGCCGGATTCCCCTATCATGCCCTGGAAAGCTATTTGCCCAGGCTGGTGAAGAAAGGCTACCGGGTGGCCGTGTGTGACCAGTCAGAGGATCCGGCACAGGCTAAAGCCGCAGGCCGCAAACTGGTCAATCGCGAAATTACCGAAGTGGTAACCCCGGGAGCCACACTTTCCGACAAAGTCCTGGACCGCAACAGGAACAACTACATCGCTTCCGTACATCCGTCCGGCAAGGTCTACGGATTGGCATACGCGGATATATCAACAGGGGAGTTTGCTGTTGCCGAACTGCCGCAAAAGGAGCTGCAGAATGTGCTGGAATCGCTCGCCCCATCCGAAATCCTCATCGGTAAAAAGCACAAACAGACTATACCGCAATGGCTTAACGAGTACGTTGTTACCTGGCAGGAGGACTGGATTTACGAGGGTAACTACGGCTATGATGTTCTCCTGGAGCACTTTAAAACCCATTCGCTGAAGGGGTTTGGTGTGGAAGAGCTTGCCGAAGCCCATGTTTCCGCCGGCGCGCTGCTTCACTATGTCCGGGAAAACCAGCGAGCCTCACTGGGTCACCTTCGCACCATGCATGCTTTCGAAAATTCGGCATATATGATGCTGGATGCTTCTACCAAACGCAATCTGGAGCTGATCACAAGTCTTCAGCAGGGAGGGTCGGAAGGTACACTGATTTCAATACTTGACGAAACCGGCACTCCCATGGGCGGGAGGATGCTGCGCAAGTGGCTTATGCGCCCGCTCACGAAGCTGCCGGATATCCGTAACCGGTTGCAGGCCGTTGAAGTGCTTTACATCCGTCATGATATGCGGCAGCAGTTCCGCGAAATATTGAAAGATATCGGTGATCTGGAGCGGCTGGTTTCCCGGGTTTGTGTCAAACGGGCCAATGCCCGGGAGCTGAAGCAGCTGAATGAATCGCTTGGCCGCATCCCGGATCTGAAAAAACTGCTGTCGGATTTCGAAGAACCCCTGCTTTCTGAGATCAACAGCCAGCTTTCGGTTCCGGACGATCTGCAGGAGCGGCTGGAGGCGGCCCTGGTGGATGATCCGCCGGCCGGTCTGCGCGACGGCGGTTTTATTCGCGACGGTTACTCAAAAGAGCTTGATGAGCTGCGCGAAATTGCGAGCAGCGGGAAAGAGTTCATTGCCCGCATACAGAAAGAAATGGTCGAACGAACTCAGATCCCGTCACTCAAGCTGGGTTACAACAAGGTTTTCGGCTATTATATTGAAGTCACTAACGCCCACAAGGACAAGGTCCCCGATGACTTCATCCGCAAACAGACCCTGGTCAACGCCGAACGGTACATCACCCCCGAGCTGAAAGAGATCGAAGAGAAGATCCTTTCATCGGAAGAGCGGAGTCAGACGCTGGAGCAGGAGCTTTTTCAGGAACTTCTGGATTACGTTGCCGGATTCGCCGAACCCGTTCAGAACAATGCCGATGCCCTGGCCCGCCTGGATTGCCTTCAGAGTCTGGCGGAGGTTGCCTATCGCTATAATTATGTAAAACCCTCCGTCACCGACGGGACGGAAATTGATATCAGCGGCGGACGCCATCCCGTGGTTGAGCGGTTCCTTCCCCAGGGCGAACCCTTTATCCCGAATGATGTGCGGGTTGACAGTGAATCCGATCAGATTCTCGTGATAACAGGCCCCAATATGGCCGGTAAAAGCATCATCCTGCGGCAAACCGGGCTGATCGTGCTTCTCGCCCAGACCGGATCCTTTGTCCCTGCAAAAAAAGCCCGGATCAGCATTGTCGACAAGATTTTCACCAGAGTGGGCGCATCGGACAATCTGGCGGCCGGAGAGAGCACATTTCTGGTCGAAATGAACGAGGCTGCCAACATTCTCAACAATGCCAGTCCGAAGTCGCTGATTCTGCTTGACGAGATCGGCAGGGGAACCAGCACATTTGACGGACTCAGCATTGCCTGGTCACTTGCTGAGTATCTGCATAACCAGCCTGCTGTGGCTGCCAAAACCCTTTTCGCGACGCACTATCACGAGCTCAACGAACTCGAAAATCTGTACGAGCGCATTGTGAACTACAATGTGCAGGTTAAAGAGCACAAAGGGAAAATCATTTTTCTGAGGAAGCTCATAAAGGGGGGAGCGGACCACAGTTACGGGATTCAGGTTGCTGCGATGGCCGGGCTCCCGGAGCTGGTGATACATCGTGCACGGGAGATTCTGGGGAACCTGGAGTCGCACAGTCTGGATGTCACCCGGTCATCAGGTACACTTGAAAAAGGAACCTCAGCTGAAAAAGAAGCGGGAGCAAAGAAAAAAGCAGCGCGTGAAGCGGTCAGAAAAACCGAAAAACAATCTGCGGTGCCGCAGATGTCACTTTTCCAGGCAGAACTGGATCCGAACCTGGAGACGGTCAAGCACAAACTGGAAGGAACGGACCCCAACCGCATGACTCCGGTGGAAGCGCTGATGCTATTATCCGAGCTGAAACGCATTCTTGAAAACAGTGAATCGTAG
- a CDS encoding AsmA-like C-terminal region-containing protein, which yields MKKVALVLGIFLLVIVILIGGLSLYLTDERLRSWVLPEIQEATGRDVQIERISYTLFRTFPRFGLVIENLEVPDPREDKLAGVERLLVSVNLIPLIGGEVSVHRLEVNRPEFTYVIYEDGSTNLDDFLPEEEPDEEPEPAELMELDLSEIIVTDAAFGMTDHQTETSVMLSELDIRSALRFTDVLESTMDVSLGSLDVIFEGQRMVSGLGLTLTQTSVLDIEGEQLQLQDGTLNLAGLGLTLEGNISDWGGGEPLVDLNMESESDDFGALLDLVPPEFEEFIADLDTGGELEVMLSLQGRISEDEVPSFEARAGITDGFIQHTDVPDRISGITLSANAVNDLVVIEAFEATAGETRISASGEIRDPLEESAVFDISGSMSADLSTMDRYVPLEEFDITDLAGLIDISAEASGLVWDPENVQFDVSVSFSDGRIAHAEIPRAVEDIIVELQATHQEVSITRATARSSDNYFSATGTLTSPLDLDAATFEATGDVTWDLATVKEYYPIDEDTLEIRGMISFSGSAGGRLDDPENASFDLDLELADGFISYHELGQPIEELTTRVNVTERNVSVSDAAVRSGSNRFSMNGSVRNYMEENAVFDLTINGFLALNEMDTYYPLEDEFGLVMSGSVDSDVRLRGSIDDLEGIRLDGTVEANDISMDSPDLLLPLADLNGAITFRGEDLTTGGITFLFGESDYHITGDIMNFKALMYEPGEASPTRFTGRFRSEFFDADEFLDFEDVPEDPEPFEAWLPNLEGEMEVEIDVLQFFAMEATDITGTVEMSPDHIGSDNARLAIYGGSMDGSFRWDVFAADHTGFTFNGDLQNMRVEELFSHFDLGGQANLAEHVRADFSATTEFYAEFDEYFEMDMMELFADGDFGMDEARISDHPVQEGLAGLLNSDDLRDLSLDTWTADYHIEDGIMRLDNFNLTSRDLGLNLSGTQDLISDELDYRAEIVMPGEWVERLAGTIPREGREALKRDDGMLVLPLTIRGTSESPRPGVDDSKVREAVEDYLRRRAEDEGRDIIDGVLDRFRRN from the coding sequence ATGAAAAAGGTTGCCCTGGTTCTCGGTATTTTTTTGCTGGTCATCGTCATTCTGATCGGAGGTCTTTCGCTGTATCTGACCGATGAGCGCCTGCGGTCGTGGGTTCTCCCGGAAATTCAGGAAGCTACCGGCAGGGACGTTCAGATTGAGCGCATATCCTACACCCTGTTCCGGACCTTTCCGAGATTCGGGCTTGTCATTGAGAACCTGGAAGTGCCGGATCCGCGTGAAGACAAACTGGCCGGAGTGGAACGGCTGCTGGTCTCGGTGAACCTTATTCCGCTCATCGGCGGGGAAGTCAGCGTCCATCGCCTGGAGGTTAACCGTCCCGAGTTCACATATGTGATTTACGAAGACGGCTCAACCAACCTGGACGATTTCTTGCCGGAAGAGGAACCCGATGAGGAGCCTGAACCGGCAGAACTCATGGAACTGGATCTGTCTGAAATCATTGTCACAGATGCCGCTTTCGGCATGACGGATCATCAAACCGAAACATCCGTGATGCTTTCGGAACTTGACATCCGCAGCGCCCTCAGGTTTACCGACGTACTTGAAAGTACGATGGATGTGAGTCTGGGCAGTCTTGATGTGATATTTGAGGGGCAGCGGATGGTCTCCGGACTCGGACTCACGCTTACCCAGACCTCCGTTCTGGACATCGAAGGCGAGCAGCTGCAGCTGCAGGACGGCACGCTGAACCTGGCCGGACTCGGACTCACGCTGGAGGGAAATATTTCCGACTGGGGCGGAGGTGAACCGCTGGTCGATCTGAATATGGAATCGGAATCGGATGACTTCGGGGCGCTGCTTGATCTGGTCCCGCCTGAATTCGAGGAGTTTATTGCCGACCTGGATACCGGCGGCGAGCTGGAGGTTATGCTCAGCCTGCAGGGACGCATCAGTGAGGATGAGGTTCCTTCTTTCGAAGCCAGGGCGGGTATTACCGACGGATTCATCCAGCACACCGATGTGCCCGACCGGATTTCCGGCATCACATTGTCCGCCAATGCGGTAAATGATCTTGTAGTTATTGAGGCCTTCGAAGCAACTGCCGGTGAAACGCGCATATCGGCCAGCGGAGAGATACGCGATCCCCTCGAAGAGTCGGCTGTTTTTGATATCAGCGGATCAATGAGCGCCGATTTGTCCACCATGGACCGCTACGTTCCCCTGGAAGAGTTTGACATCACCGATCTTGCCGGTTTGATTGACATCTCTGCCGAGGCCAGCGGACTGGTTTGGGATCCTGAAAACGTACAATTCGACGTCTCGGTTTCGTTTTCCGACGGCCGGATTGCTCATGCCGAAATTCCGCGTGCCGTGGAAGACATCATTGTAGAACTTCAGGCGACACATCAGGAAGTAAGCATCACCAGGGCAACGGCGCGCTCATCCGACAACTACTTTTCGGCAACCGGAACGCTCACATCGCCGCTGGACCTTGATGCCGCTACTTTTGAAGCGACCGGAGATGTAACCTGGGATCTGGCAACGGTCAAAGAGTACTATCCCATCGATGAAGATACGCTTGAGATACGTGGCATGATCAGCTTCAGCGGTTCTGCAGGCGGACGCCTGGATGATCCGGAAAACGCAAGCTTTGATCTTGATCTTGAGCTGGCTGACGGTTTCATCAGCTATCACGAACTGGGTCAGCCGATTGAGGAGCTCACCACCCGGGTCAATGTTACCGAACGAAATGTCTCTGTGTCCGACGCCGCCGTGCGCTCGGGATCCAACCGGTTTTCCATGAACGGCAGTGTCAGAAATTACATGGAGGAAAATGCCGTTTTCGATCTCACAATCAACGGCTTTCTGGCGCTGAACGAAATGGACACCTATTATCCGCTGGAAGATGAGTTCGGACTGGTCATGAGCGGCAGCGTGGATTCCGATGTCAGGCTCCGCGGATCCATTGATGACCTGGAGGGAATCCGGCTCGACGGAACCGTAGAGGCAAACGACATCAGCATGGATTCTCCCGATCTGCTGCTTCCGCTTGCTGATCTTAACGGCGCCATCACGTTTCGCGGGGAGGACCTGACCACCGGCGGCATCACCTTCCTGTTTGGTGAGTCCGACTATCACATTACCGGTGACATCATGAATTTCAAGGCGCTGATGTACGAGCCCGGCGAGGCGTCACCGACACGCTTCACCGGCAGGTTCCGGTCCGAATTTTTCGATGCGGATGAATTCCTCGACTTTGAAGATGTCCCGGAAGACCCGGAGCCGTTTGAAGCCTGGCTGCCCAACCTGGAAGGTGAAATGGAGGTCGAAATCGACGTGCTGCAGTTCTTCGCAATGGAGGCTACCGATATTACCGGTACGGTTGAAATGTCGCCCGATCACATTGGTTCCGATAATGCCCGGCTTGCCATCTACGGCGGCTCAATGGACGGAAGTTTCCGGTGGGATGTTTTTGCGGCAGATCATACGGGTTTCACGTTCAATGGCGATCTGCAAAACATGCGTGTGGAGGAGCTCTTCTCGCATTTTGATCTGGGCGGACAGGCCAATCTCGCCGAGCATGTGCGGGCCGACTTCAGCGCCACCACTGAATTCTATGCTGAGTTCGATGAATATTTTGAAATGGATATGATGGAGCTTTTTGCGGATGGTGACTTCGGCATGGATGAGGCGCGTATCTCAGATCATCCGGTACAGGAAGGGCTCGCCGGTTTACTGAACTCGGATGATCTTCGTGATCTGTCACTTGATACCTGGACCGCCGATTATCACATAGAAGACGGGATTATGCGGCTGGACAATTTCAACCTGACGAGCCGGGATCTGGGTCTGAATCTGTCCGGCACTCAGGATCTGATCAGTGATGAGCTGGACTACCGGGCCGAAATTGTAATGCCGGGCGAGTGGGTCGAGCGTCTTGCCGGAACCATCCCGCGCGAAGGCAGGGAAGCCCTCAAGCGTGATGACGGCATGCTGGTGCTGCCTCTGACCATTCGCGGAACTTCGGAAAGTCCGCGTCCGGGTGTTGATGACAGTAAGGTCCGTGAAGCCGTCGAGGATTATCTTCGCCGGCGTGCAGAGGACGAGGGCCGGGACATCATCGACGGCGTTCTGGACCGGTTTCGCAGAAACTAG
- a CDS encoding cyclic 2,3-diphosphoglycerate synthase, whose protein sequence is MNSKRKNIIIIGAAGRDFHNFNTCYRDNKNYNVVAFTAAQIPDIDGRRYPPELAGALYPDGIPIHNQSELPDLIRDLDVDICAFSYSDISYQQVMNVGSIVNAAGADFLLIGPRQSMLESSRPVIAVGAVRTGCGKSQTSRHIIESLMSQGYKVAAVRHPMPYGDLSKQKVQRFATLEDLEKHECTIEEMEEYEPHIMRGNVIYAGVDYEAILREAEKEADIIIWDGGNNDFPFYKPDLMVTVTDPHRAGHELSYYPGETTLRMADIVVINKIDTSAPEDIALLRKNILKVNPAARVVDAASPLTVDNPEHIRGKRVLVVEDGPTLTHGEMAIGAGTVAGQKFGASEFVDPRPYAVGKLTRTFENYPNIGPLLPAMGYGKQQISDLEATIRATDCDTVIIGTPIDLTRVVSIEQPVARVGYDLQEIGRPTLSELLEEFISKADKPVSVG, encoded by the coding sequence ATGAATTCCAAAAGAAAAAACATCATCATTATAGGTGCTGCAGGACGCGATTTTCACAACTTCAACACCTGCTACCGGGACAATAAAAATTACAATGTGGTCGCTTTTACAGCAGCTCAGATCCCGGATATTGACGGAAGGCGGTATCCCCCTGAACTGGCAGGTGCGCTCTATCCTGACGGAATTCCCATTCACAACCAGTCAGAACTCCCCGACCTGATCCGTGATCTTGACGTGGACATCTGCGCATTCTCCTACAGCGATATTTCCTATCAGCAGGTCATGAATGTCGGATCCATAGTGAATGCCGCGGGAGCGGATTTTCTGCTTATTGGTCCCCGGCAGTCTATGCTGGAAAGCTCCAGGCCGGTCATAGCGGTGGGTGCAGTGCGCACCGGATGCGGAAAAAGCCAGACATCACGGCATATCATTGAGTCTCTGATGTCACAGGGCTACAAGGTTGCCGCAGTCAGGCATCCCATGCCGTACGGTGATCTGTCAAAGCAGAAAGTACAACGGTTTGCAACACTTGAAGACCTTGAAAAACATGAGTGCACAATTGAGGAGATGGAGGAGTACGAGCCTCACATTATGCGCGGCAATGTGATTTATGCCGGGGTTGACTACGAAGCGATCCTGCGGGAAGCCGAAAAGGAGGCGGATATCATCATCTGGGACGGCGGCAATAACGATTTCCCGTTCTACAAACCGGATCTCATGGTAACCGTTACCGATCCGCACCGTGCCGGACACGAACTCTCCTATTATCCCGGAGAAACAACCCTCAGGATGGCCGATATCGTAGTCATCAACAAAATTGACACCTCAGCTCCCGAAGACATAGCGCTGCTCCGGAAAAATATCCTGAAAGTTAATCCGGCCGCACGGGTGGTTGATGCCGCCTCGCCGCTGACGGTTGACAACCCGGAGCATATCCGCGGCAAACGCGTTCTCGTGGTTGAGGACGGGCCCACTCTGACACACGGCGAGATGGCCATCGGTGCCGGTACCGTGGCAGGCCAGAAATTCGGTGCATCCGAATTTGTCGACCCGCGCCCTTATGCTGTGGGAAAACTGACCCGAACGTTTGAAAATTATCCGAATATCGGCCCCCTCCTTCCTGCGATGGGATACGGAAAACAGCAAATAAGCGACCTTGAGGCAACCATCAGAGCCACCGACTGCGATACGGTCATCATCGGAACACCCATCGACCTGACTCGTGTGGTTTCCATTGAACAGCCCGTTGCCAGGGTCGGCTATGACCTTCAGGAAATCGGCCGCCCGACCCTTTCAGAACTGCTCGAAGAATTTATCAGCAAGGCAGATAAACCGGTATCGGTCGGATAG
- a CDS encoding tyrosine phenol-lyase, whose translation MNTPKRRSWAEPYKIKMVEPVKMTTRKDREKAISEAGYNTFLLRSGDVYIDLLTDSGTSAMSDRQWAGMMLGDEAYAGSRNYYNLEDAVRQFYGYKYLVPTHQGRAAEHLISKIMISDGDVIPGNMYFTTTRLHQELAGGTFADVIIDEAHDPENEHPFKGNVDLQKLEDLIKKHGPDRMPYVSIATAVNMAGGQPISLENLQQVRELTAEYDIPIIHDMTRVAENAYFIKKKEPGYADKSVAAIVRQICDLTDGATMSAKKDALVNIGGFLAVNDREVFEEARNLVVVYEGLHTYGGLAGRDMEAMALGIEESVQEDHIRARIGQVQYLGDKLIGWGIPVVRPIGSHGVFLDARKILPHLSQDQFPAQTLAAELYLDAGVRAMERGVVSAGRNTETGEHNYPDLELVRLTIPRRVYTQAHMDVVAESVAEVFANREKISGLNMIYEPKYLRFFQARFERAD comes from the coding sequence ATGAATACACCAAAAAGACGCTCCTGGGCCGAGCCCTACAAGATCAAGATGGTGGAACCCGTCAAAATGACCACCAGAAAAGACCGGGAAAAAGCCATCTCCGAAGCCGGTTACAATACATTCCTTCTGCGGTCTGGTGATGTCTACATTGATTTGCTGACCGACAGCGGCACCTCTGCCATGAGCGACCGGCAGTGGGCGGGCATGATGCTCGGCGACGAAGCCTACGCCGGCAGCCGTAACTACTATAACCTCGAAGATGCGGTAAGGCAATTTTACGGATACAAGTACCTTGTGCCCACACACCAGGGGCGCGCCGCCGAACACCTGATATCCAAAATCATGATCAGCGATGGTGATGTGATACCCGGAAACATGTACTTCACCACCACGCGGCTGCATCAGGAACTGGCCGGTGGCACGTTTGCCGATGTGATCATCGACGAGGCTCACGATCCCGAAAATGAACATCCTTTCAAGGGGAATGTGGACCTTCAGAAGCTCGAGGACCTGATCAAAAAACATGGTCCGGACCGAATGCCCTATGTCAGCATTGCTACTGCGGTGAATATGGCAGGCGGACAGCCCATATCCCTTGAAAACCTGCAGCAGGTTCGTGAGCTGACCGCAGAGTATGATATCCCTATTATTCACGATATGACCAGAGTCGCCGAAAACGCTTATTTCATCAAAAAGAAAGAACCGGGTTACGCCGATAAATCGGTTGCCGCGATCGTCCGGCAGATTTGCGATCTGACAGACGGGGCCACGATGAGTGCCAAAAAGGATGCCCTGGTGAATATCGGAGGTTTTCTGGCAGTCAACGACCGGGAGGTGTTTGAAGAGGCACGAAATCTCGTTGTCGTCTATGAGGGACTTCATACCTATGGCGGACTGGCCGGAAGGGATATGGAAGCAATGGCCCTGGGAATTGAGGAGTCCGTCCAGGAGGATCATATCCGTGCAAGAATAGGCCAGGTGCAGTATCTTGGGGACAAACTGATCGGATGGGGGATTCCGGTAGTTCGTCCGATCGGCAGCCATGGCGTATTCCTGGATGCCCGTAAGATCTTGCCGCACCTTTCCCAGGATCAGTTTCCGGCTCAGACACTCGCGGCAGAGCTGTACCTCGATGCCGGTGTACGTGCCATGGAGCGCGGTGTGGTGTCGGCTGGACGAAATACCGAAACCGGTGAGCATAATTACCCCGATCTGGAACTGGTCCGGCTGACAATCCCGCGTCGTGTCTACACCCAGGCTCACATGGATGTGGTTGCAGAGTCGGTTGCCGAAGTATTTGCCAACCGGGAAAAGATCAGCGGCCTGAACATGATCTATGAACCGAAATACCTCAGATTTTTCCAGGCACGATTTGAGCGGGCCGATTGA